In the genome of Maridesulfovibrio zosterae DSM 11974, the window CAGCAGGACGAATTTTCATCCTTTTTACCCTGCCTATCCCAAAAAAAATGCACTTTGATGCGTCCGTACTTATCAGTCCAGATTTCTTCCCCGGCCTTACCTGTGACCACAGCAGTAAGCGGACCAGGAACTCGCGGTTTTGAAAATGTACTGACAGGACGATATTTAGTTTCTGCGGGAATGGCGGTAATGCCGTATCTGCACTGCTCAGTGGAAGCTGAAATAGATAGCGCGGTAACTGCCCATTTGGCATTGATATCACGACGATCATGTTTTGTTACGGTAAAGGTTCCACCAGCGCAGAGACCGGATGCCGGAGAGGAAGCAAAGAGAACCTTCTCGTTTGCTTCCAGCCCATCAAGCCTTCTACCAGCAATGGTTTCCCCTGTGCTTTTGACGGTGTAGCCCGCAGGATATTCATATATCATCCGACTATTTTCCCCCGCAGCCGTTGAAGTAAGCTCTGTATCAGGGGTTTCAAAATTATAGTCACCTGTTCCATATTTTCCGGTAATAGTGCGTTGGGAAAGCGAAACATCAGTAATTTGCTTAGCAGGGATATTGCTTGCATTTTTAGCATGAAAAGTCAGCGAGTCCGCCTGTTCGCATTCTGCAAAAGTATTGGCACTGTCTGCCAGTACCATAGTATGGGCACTGGATGTATGGGTGAAAAAATAAAAAATACCTTCCTCTTCCATCAAACGGGAGACAAAGGCAAAAGCTGTTTCATTATATTGCACCGTATATTCGCGCGTGTCATAACTTCCAGTAAGTTTATCGCTTATGTCCGTATAACCTGCATCGTTGCAAATCTTTTTAACTATTTCCGGCACACTCATGTTCTGGAACACAGCGCAGTCCGCCTGCATGTTCATGAGCCACAGCCACGGTCGCAGCTCCAGAGTGTAATGCGTGGCTTCAACTGTGCTAAGCCCCATGGTAAAGCGTGTTACCATTCCGTTGATATATCTGTTTGATTTTCCGCCCGGCAATTGAATAGCGACTGAAACGTCTTTACCTACTATAGAGGTAAAATCCAGTGCGTTATCTTTGCTGTTTGCGGACACAGAAAAGGTAAACGGCTCAGAAATAGCTTCCTGTCCGGTTATTGCGTCTAGGGTTAGTTTATCTTTTCCTAGGGGGGTAGTTAGGGTAGTGATGTTTGTCATGAGTGCGATGCTATCTAAGCCATGTATTTTCAGATTCCATTACAAGGTTATATCCAGATTTTTTTTGAAATGAATATTAAAAGGCGCATTAATATTGGTTGGAAGAGGAGCTCCTGTTGAATATGTGTCAAAATCAAGATAAATTCCTCCTTTCGCATGAAGTGCCCATATACGTATTATATCACTTACTGCTCCATAATTTTTCCAATGTGTAAGCTCTTCATAGAGATGAGAAGGATTGCCCAATGCATGAAGAGTTGATATTGAGCGAATGTTTATAGCTATAAGATTTCTTGTATCATTTCTGAACACAATCAGCTTTTTAACACCAATTATATCAGTAAGTGCTGTAACTCTTTCAACATTTGGATATTCGCGAAGAATGTTTGCAATTATATCTGCATTTCGTTCAATGTTTGAGGTGTTTGTCCACAACCAAACGCCTTCATATTGAGGATTCTCCATAGCCCACTTTGCAAGGTTCCTTGCTTGGGGATTCGGAACTTCGTTCCCAACCCATATAAAATGAATTTTATTGGGAATTATTGTTGGCATAGTTATATCTCATGCAGTTTATGTTATTAATATAATTTGTTATCATGTTTCTATCATTAAATCTGCGACTACCTTTTCAGGACAGTATATTAGATTTTTTATTACACCCACCCCAACCACCCATCCCCACCAAACCCAAGCCGCATATCAATATGCTCGCCATCCTTAAGCAACAATTCCACATTGCATTCCATACCTTCCCCCACGTAAAACCGTACAAGATCCAGTAACAAAGTTCGGCAGTTTCCCGCAGGACAAGGCAGAAAATTTTTATATTGATCTGCCGTGAGCGGTCCGAGCACAAGAGTAAATCCTGAGGATTGATCCCATGCCTTATTGCCGAGCACCGCATCCTCGCCGAGCGTCTGATTCTGACCGGACGGACCTATACGTGTCCGGTCTTCCGGCTCAATGGTCAGCCAGTCCCCTCGGAAAGGCACAACCTTTGCCGGAATCTCAAAATGATCTGCCACTAACATTTCCAAACCGACAGCCGAACGAGGATGCATGGCAAAGAGTCCGGCATGCCGCAGAAGCGATGCATCAGGAACACCTGCCCCCCCCGGAGCTTCCGGAACAGGAGATGTACAAAGCCCTTCTGTGCCCATCCCCGCAATAGCATAGGCGTACTTGGCAAAAGGACTTTCAGAAGGATGCGGGTCAGCTCCCCTTCCTGGATGCAGTTTAACAATCGCATTGTAGTACAAGGAAATAAGACGATTGTTGAATATATCCAAGAAATCTCGTAAACCCGTGTCACCAACACGAATGCGTTCCATTATCAGGTCTGTTACTGGAGCCGGCAATGGACCGTGGGCACCGGCAAGACCTATAAAATTAACCTGCAATGCAGCCTTCCCCGTTTCTGTTTCCGCAGCAGACAGCTCACTTGCAGGAAATGCCTGCGAGACTCTGGCTGTGAAACGGATAGTCTCATCCTCGGGACTGTCGGCGCACACATCTCCCTCTGTCAGGCTGCGTAGAATACGCACTGCCTGCCAGAAATCAAAACGCCACGGTTCCGTGTAGAGTCGTTCGTTTAAAGTACAGGCTGACATCCGGTTTTCGGCGGCCATTGATACCATACTCCCTTGCGCCCGGCGCTTTTAAGCGTCAGCTGTGTAAAGGTGTTTACATTTGCATAAAGGCCGAAAAATCCATTTAAGACTGAGGCAAACACGAACCCACTGCCTCCTGCAAAATTACTTTCCTCCAAAGTCAGCTCCATACATGTTCCGCGGACAAAACCTCTCCATGCCAGATTTCCGATTCTTTTAGCCACGGGTCTGCATTGTATATTCTTTACCCCCTGTATCTGCTGCTGTGACGGAATATCATCGTCTGCGGCATAAAGACGCAAAATTTCACGCAGAGCATCTGTGGCTTGCGGACCATCAAGTGATAAGTGATTCAGGCTGAGATGTGAGATAAGACGCCACATGGCTGCGCCACCTATGGAGGGCGAACGCTGCTGTGTAGGCTTAAGAAGTAACCGGATATCACCCACTGGCATATTTATATCGCGATCAAGCAAAGTTTCAGCCTGCGCTGATGCAGCAAGATGACGGTTTGTGCATAAAAGACGGGCAAATACAGTACGTGCTGGAGGACTCATCGGGTTAAAGTCCAGATCCGTGAATGACAGATAAACATCTGTGCCGGGTGTCCCTGTAAATGCAGGAGAACGACGCATCAACCAGAAAAGACGGGCACGCTCCGCTATCATATGATGTGTTAAAGCGAAATACGGCTCTATGCGTAATGTTTCGGTTCTACCAGGCTCCACGGCACTGACTGATTCAATAGAGTGAATCTCTGTTGACAGATTTCTCCTTGCATCAGCAATCAGACGATATTCGCTTTGCGTCTCATCCAATCGAATCGGTTCAGAAATTTTCTCAAACAGATTTACCACAGGAACAGCTCCAGTGCGGAACATCGCACTGTTCACGACAGTTCGCCTTGCGGGAACTTGTGAGAGCGGGATAAGGATATCCACACTGTCAGAAGTGGATTTCAGTTGTTCTAATCCTGCAATATCAACAAAAAGAAATCGTTCAGGAAATGCAAAATATTCCTGAATCAATTGATAAGCGGGGTGAGAATAACTTCCACGCGGCAGAAGAAGTTCTTCAGGAGTGAATCCTACAGGCTTAAGATTTTTAGCTCCGAGAGAGAGAGGTGAAGCATCAGGATTATCGTGAGGGCTACGCAGGCAAACATCAAGCACGCCGGAAACAAGAGCTTCGTACAGTGGGAAAGTATCAAAACAATCTCCATGAAGAAAGATACGCAATGTGCTGAGTATGCAAGCAGAAAGAGGAACTCCTTGCCCACGCAGCCGCAACCGCAAAACAGTGGAAGCATGGGTTGCTCTGCCCTGAAAATTATACAGGGACGGAGGTTCAAAAACAGCTTCAACGACTGAAACAGGATATACAGTTACAGGCCATGCCGTGCTCCAGCGCAAGGTAACGTCCCCGTCCTGTGCTGCGCAGTGAAGCTTGGTCCCTGCAGGGATAGTGTACCCGGAAGTTAAATCTCCTTTGTCCGGGTCAGGGGATAATTCCGCAATGCTCATAGATGGTACCGGACTTGTAAAATTAGGGTAGAGCATACCCAGCAACGTAGTAGAAACCTGAGGGATTTCAGCATCAATATTTCGGCGGATTCTTGCTGTCAGCCATGCAAAGGACTCGATAAGCCGCTCAGTAAATGGATCAGGAGTTATGTCCGGTCCCAGCTCCAACCGCCCTGCAATACGGGGATAGTGCTTTGCAAATTCCATCCCCGCCTTACGAAGATACGCAAGCTCACTTTGATAATAGTCGCGAACTCCTGCATCTGATTCATGACTTGCCATTACTTTTCTCCTCTTCACTAAATGACGTGCTTTGTGCATCAAATGTCACAGGAAAAGAAAAGCTCATGCGCCCGGATACACCCTTTAAACGGGCTTCGATCTGTAAACCGACACGAAATCTCTGCCCTGCCGTATCCTGCCCGGCAGCGTCTGTAACGGCAGCAGTACCGAACACCGGATTAGCTGAAGAGTATACCCTGTCTCTCTCTCCTTTGGCCAAGGCAACTCTGTGCAAAATTTCAGACAAAGGAACAGCTGAGACCTGCACATTCTCCAGCCGAGGCTCAAAGGCACTGATAGCACGAGCTACCAGCCTGGCAAGCTGCTCGGCGTCAACTTGTACCCCCGCAACTCTCCCTCCAAGATCCGGTAAGCCATAGTCAAGAACAGTCGGGACATCGCTTCCTTCAAGCCAGTCGGCCTGAGAAGCTCTAGTATTGAGAAGTTTGAGCACGTCCCGCAATACGATTCTCCGATAATCCTCAGACAGGCATGTCCTCTTGGGAACCGGCTCAGGCCCCGCATGCGGGGTGTCATCCACGAGCCGGTCCAGAAGAGGTGCTATGTATGTCGTTTGAATACGCTGCATGATTCACTACGATATTTCATTCGTTTCTAGAGAATGTGTAGCTGCTGCGGTTCCACTGGCGCCACCAACCTTTTTCTGCTGTTTGTATTCGTATTTAATCTTTCCGTAGTTCAAAGAAAGTGTTTCGACTGGCAAGTCTCCACCACCACTGACACTGTAATTGGAAATAATGACATCGTTCATGGTTAAGATCATATAGGCAACTACATCGCTTCCATCCATACGGCAGGCTGTGAAAATCACTTCATCAATAGTGGTACCGTTCCACAAAGCTTTGCATATTGATGGGCTTGAGAGGTCAAAACGCTTTGACACTGAAAAATCAGAATGGTGTGCACGTGAAGTTGTTCCACCTCCCTCGGAACTGCGAATAGGTGATGTTGGTTGGGAAAATCCATGTGAAAACGAGTAAATCTCTATCTGTTTATCGTAGCCTTTAACCGTGGACTCTCCATCAATGTCCTTGATCTTCAAAAACATATTTTGCATTAGTGATTCCTCTATTCTCTTGCGAGGTTATGGTTAAGCTGCAGGCTGCGGTAGTTCGGCTACAAGACGAATACTGGCCGTGAGTTCTTCAAGCTGAAAATGCGGCCGTAAGAAAATAGTTGCATTATATACACCCGGCTTGCCCGGTACGTCGGTTACATCAACTCTGGCCTCACGCAGCGGATAACGTGCTTTGATTTCCTGACCTGCATCATCAGACAAAAGCACGTAATTTGATATCCACGTATTCAGGTAATCGGATACGTTTTGGGCAGTCATAAAACTACCGACTTTGTCACGCATGATAGATTTGATGTAGTGAGCAAAACGAGCTGCATTGAGCAGATATGGCAACACTGCGGAAAGCCTGGCGTTGGAATTGGCCTCGTCAGTATTATAGATCTTTGGTTTGTTAGTAGTCTGGCCCCCGAAAAAGGCCGCATAGTCGGTGTTCTTGCAGTATATCAACGGAAGAAAACCTAGATCAGACAATTCCTTCTCCCGCCTATCCGTAATCGCTATTTCAGTTGGGCACTTAACGGCGATATCACCGTCATCAGTTTTAAAAGTATGAGTAGGCAGCCCTTCAACAAGTCCTCCGCCTTCCACTCCTCTTATGGCAGCAGTCCAGCCATACTTTGCAAAGGCTGAGGTTATACGCTGTGCCATAGCCCATGCGGCATTACCCCAAAGGTATTTCTTATGTTCATGACCATCCACATCCTCTACATAATTAAACTCTTCTACCGGCAGGGTATCCGGTCCATATGGCAGGCGTAATAAAACATGAGGCATAGCAAGCGTCACATACCGAGAATCTTCACTCGCCCGGAAAGAACGCCATTTAATTAGTTCTGAACTTTCAAACAGCTTAGTCAAATCACGAGGATTTGCGAGCTCAGTAAAACTGTCCATATCAAACAACTTGGGATCTGCACCGGTCAAAAGCGG includes:
- the tssI gene encoding type VI secretion system tip protein TssI/VgrG, producing the protein MTNITTLTTPLGKDKLTLDAITGQEAISEPFTFSVSANSKDNALDFTSIVGKDVSVAIQLPGGKSNRYINGMVTRFTMGLSTVEATHYTLELRPWLWLMNMQADCAVFQNMSVPEIVKKICNDAGYTDISDKLTGSYDTREYTVQYNETAFAFVSRLMEEEGIFYFFTHTSSAHTMVLADSANTFAECEQADSLTFHAKNASNIPAKQITDVSLSQRTITGKYGTGDYNFETPDTELTSTAAGENSRMIYEYPAGYTVKSTGETIAGRRLDGLEANEKVLFASSPASGLCAGGTFTVTKHDRRDINAKWAVTALSISASTEQCRYGITAIPAETKYRPVSTFSKPRVPGPLTAVVTGKAGEEIWTDKYGRIKVHFFWDRQGKKDENSSC
- a CDS encoding TcdA/TcdB catalytic glycosyltransferase domain-containing protein — encoded protein: MPTIIPNKIHFIWVGNEVPNPQARNLAKWAMENPQYEGVWLWTNTSNIERNADIIANILREYPNVERVTALTDIIGVKKLIVFRNDTRNLIAINIRSISTLHALGNPSHLYEELTHWKNYGAVSDIIRIWALHAKGGIYLDFDTYSTGAPLPTNINAPFNIHFKKNLDITL
- the tssG gene encoding type VI secretion system baseplate subunit TssG, which codes for MAAENRMSACTLNERLYTEPWRFDFWQAVRILRSLTEGDVCADSPEDETIRFTARVSQAFPASELSAAETETGKAALQVNFIGLAGAHGPLPAPVTDLIMERIRVGDTGLRDFLDIFNNRLISLYYNAIVKLHPGRGADPHPSESPFAKYAYAIAGMGTEGLCTSPVPEAPGGAGVPDASLLRHAGLFAMHPRSAVGLEMLVADHFEIPAKVVPFRGDWLTIEPEDRTRIGPSGQNQTLGEDAVLGNKAWDQSSGFTLVLGPLTADQYKNFLPCPAGNCRTLLLDLVRFYVGEGMECNVELLLKDGEHIDMRLGFGGDGWLGWV
- the tssF gene encoding type VI secretion system baseplate subunit TssF; the encoded protein is MASHESDAGVRDYYQSELAYLRKAGMEFAKHYPRIAGRLELGPDITPDPFTERLIESFAWLTARIRRNIDAEIPQVSTTLLGMLYPNFTSPVPSMSIAELSPDPDKGDLTSGYTIPAGTKLHCAAQDGDVTLRWSTAWPVTVYPVSVVEAVFEPPSLYNFQGRATHASTVLRLRLRGQGVPLSACILSTLRIFLHGDCFDTFPLYEALVSGVLDVCLRSPHDNPDASPLSLGAKNLKPVGFTPEELLLPRGSYSHPAYQLIQEYFAFPERFLFVDIAGLEQLKSTSDSVDILIPLSQVPARRTVVNSAMFRTGAVPVVNLFEKISEPIRLDETQSEYRLIADARRNLSTEIHSIESVSAVEPGRTETLRIEPYFALTHHMIAERARLFWLMRRSPAFTGTPGTDVYLSFTDLDFNPMSPPARTVFARLLCTNRHLAASAQAETLLDRDINMPVGDIRLLLKPTQQRSPSIGGAAMWRLISHLSLNHLSLDGPQATDALREILRLYAADDDIPSQQQIQGVKNIQCRPVAKRIGNLAWRGFVRGTCMELTLEESNFAGGSGFVFASVLNGFFGLYANVNTFTQLTLKSAGRKGVWYQWPPKTGCQPVL
- the tssE gene encoding type VI secretion system baseplate subunit TssE, whose product is MQRIQTTYIAPLLDRLVDDTPHAGPEPVPKRTCLSEDYRRIVLRDVLKLLNTRASQADWLEGSDVPTVLDYGLPDLGGRVAGVQVDAEQLARLVARAISAFEPRLENVQVSAVPLSEILHRVALAKGERDRVYSSANPVFGTAAVTDAAGQDTAGQRFRVGLQIEARLKGVSGRMSFSFPVTFDAQSTSFSEEEKSNGKS
- a CDS encoding Hcp family type VI secretion system effector; this translates as MQNMFLKIKDIDGESTVKGYDKQIEIYSFSHGFSQPTSPIRSSEGGGTTSRAHHSDFSVSKRFDLSSPSICKALWNGTTIDEVIFTACRMDGSDVVAYMILTMNDVIISNYSVSGGGDLPVETLSLNYGKIKYEYKQQKKVGGASGTAAATHSLETNEIS
- the tssC gene encoding type VI secretion system contractile sheath large subunit, which codes for MSPENKSTLDKCLYDGKMAKDESQVPYAKAMLAELANQLLSKDMEPLEDTAAMLVDRIARIDELISTQLNEVLHSPDFKQLEGTWRGLNYLVKNSETGEMLKLRVLNISRKELQADLEKAVEFDQSNLFKKVYEEEYGTFGGMPYSCLLYDFEFGRHPQDMALIEKLSNVAAAAHTPLLTGADPKLFDMDSFTELANPRDLTKLFESSELIKWRSFRASEDSRYVTLAMPHVLLRLPYGPDTLPVEEFNYVEDVDGHEHKKYLWGNAAWAMAQRITSAFAKYGWTAAIRGVEGGGLVEGLPTHTFKTDDGDIAVKCPTEIAITDRREKELSDLGFLPLIYCKNTDYAAFFGGQTTNKPKIYNTDEANSNARLSAVLPYLLNAARFAHYIKSIMRDKVGSFMTAQNVSDYLNTWISNYVLLSDDAGQEIKARYPLREARVDVTDVPGKPGVYNATIFLRPHFQLEELTASIRLVAELPQPAA